CTGGCGGCAGGAAGCCAAAGAGACTGGGCCTAGGCCAGGAGTTCCCAAATGTGAGGGGCGAGAAACAAGACAAGCTCCTCCCTTGAGAATTCcctgtggatttttaaaacagatattatttttattattattgtgacaAAGTGTTGATAAATGGATATTAAATAGAATAAGTCATAGTCTCTCTCTTTATTGGGGCTCAGGGGACACTCCCAGGGTAGATGGGGGCCGTGGGAAGGGGGGCGTTACGGAGCGGCACAGCTGGAATTCCAGGATGATGTTCAGGCTTGGGAGTGGGGACCTCCATGCTTCCAACCCCCGGGTGGGAGCAGAGGCAGAAAGGCACACCGCCCAGGAAAAAATCAATCGTCCGCCCAAGGTACAGCAGAAGCGGCCTCCTAGGAGGCGGACTTCCTCCTCCGGGGGAATCCCTCCCTGGCTGGGAGGAGCAGGGGCCCTTCCTCTTGGTGGCCTCGGGACATTCAGCAGGTGCTGGCATAGGCCCTtgctgggaggtggggtgggcaggAGCCAGCCTGGAGGAGGGGCTCAGAGTCAGCAAGCACACGGGAACCCGGAACCCTGTGTGCCGGGGAGGAATCCTGCAGTGGCCGGGGGCTTGGGGCTGCTGCTTTGTCTCTTCGTCCAGAGCCTTATGTAAGAGCTTTTCTCGGGAAACAGGAAGTCCTGCTTGCCAAGTTCAGCACAGGGAGTAGTGCAGGCCTTATTCCAACACACCCGGCCCAGCCTTAACCCCAGAACTCAGCCAGTTTCTTGCTTCCGTGCCCCTGGTTCTCCTCCCCACCGAGCCCACCCCTCCTTTTCCACCTTCAGTCACCCCTAGTAAACTGCCCCAGTGATCTCTGCTGTGCCTGAGCCAGAGGGTCTTTCACCCTCGCCCTGACCCTGGACACTGCCCAGCTTGGCCCCCCATCCTGCTCCTGGCACCATGCCCTCTCGCCAGCCAAccttccctcccccaaccctgggGCCGCCCTAGGGTTCCTGCGCACTGGCTGTTCCTCCTGGGTGTCACTGGCAGCCCCGTCCTTCCTAGAGGGACTGGAACCTAATTctcctgaggctgagggagggtggAGGGTCTCAAGGCAACACTGGCCCCACGACGGAGTGCCAGGAGCACTAACAGTACCCTTAGCttgctttcctcctccctcctttttattctcaagttcctttttatttctccttgcgTAACAACCTTCTTCCCTTCTGCACCACTGCCCGTACCCCTACCCGCCCCGCCACCTCCTTGCTACCCCACTCTTGAAGCCACAGCTGTTGGCAGGGTCCCCAGCTCATGCCAGCCTCATCTCTTTTCTCGCTAGCCCCCAAAGGGCCTCCAGGCAACATGGGGGTTCCGGTCAGAGAGCCGGCACTCTCAGTTGCCCTCTGGTTGAGTTGGGGTGCAGCTCTGGGGGCTGTGGCTTGTGCCATGGCTCTGCTGACCCAACAGACAGAGCTGCAGAGCCTCAGGAGAGAGGTGAGCCGGCTGCAGAGGACAGGAGGGCCctcccagaaggcagaagggtATCCCTGGCAGAGTCTCCCGGAGCAGGTGAGTGAGGGGAGGAGGGTGTCTGCGAGAGAAGGATGGTTAGCATGGGGGGGTCTCTGGGCCTCCTGGTCTGCAAAGTTTCAAGGGGGTGCAAGAGAGGGTCTCTGGTTTGGAAGTCAGGGGCGCGGCCATTCCAGGAAAGGAAACTGTTAAAGGTTAATGCTTCTCATACCTAACAAATCCTGGAGGGCAGCCAGCACCAACACTCAGGTTGCTGGGAAAAGGTGCATGAGAGATTTGAGGCATTTCGGGGGCAGGGGAGGGCTGGGAAGGAAGGCTGGCTGGGACTCTTGCATCTTAATCTAACCCTGATCCTCTTTCCATGAGCAGAGCTCCGATGCCCCGGAAGCCTGGGAGAATGGGGAGAGATCCCGGAAAAGGAGAGCAGTGCTCACCCAAAAACAGAAGAGTGAGGCTTCCAGGGTGCAGCAGGGGTGGGAGGTGTGCAGCAGCATGGGGATTGTAAGCCTGAGTCAGGGTGAGGGTGGAGGCTGCCAACAGCACAACGGGGAAAAGTGGACACGGCTGagattccctccttctctcctcagAGCAGCACGCCGTCCTGCACCTGGTTCCCATTAACGCCACCTCCAAGGGTTAGCACTATTTTAAATATGGCTTTGGGGAGGGGCAATAACCAGCAACTCTCGGGCTGGCACTTGGGCTCAAGGGGTTCTTATAGGTGAAAGGGAAAGAACCAAAAAGGATCTGAGAGTGCCAAGAAATCCTGACCGACACACTTCTCACCTCCAGATGACTCCGATGTGACCGAGGTGATGTGGCAACCAGCTCTTCGGCGTGGGAGAGGCCTACAGGCCCAAGGATATGGTGTCCGAATCCGGGATGCTGGAGTTTATCTGCTGTATAGCCAGGTAACCCCGCCACACTCTGAGCTTCACAAGGGGCCTCTTTGGCCCGATACTGAGGGTTCCTGACCCCTCTATTCATACCAAACCTAGCAGACCCTTCATTCTTCCCTCGTTATcgctcctgaggcctcccagaacTGAGCCAGGCCACCCTGTTTTCTTCAACATCTCCCTTTCCTGCCAGGTCCTGTTTCAAGACGTGACTTTCACCATGGGTCAGGTGGTGTCTCGAGAAGGCCAAGGAAAGCAAGAGACTCTATTTCGATGTATAAGAAGTATGCCCTCCCACCCGGACCGGGCCTACAACAGCTGCTATAGCGCAGGTGAGAGCCGTGTGGGCAGCCGAAAGCAGGACATCTCTGACAGGGGGTGCAGTGCAGGGAGCTACCAATTGGAGGGAGGCTGGAAACCTAAACAGAGGCGGGCCTCTTCATTCTGAGGAGTGAAGTGCAGAATGCCTGGGTCCTTACAGGAGGTAGAGGAACGGTGGAGCTGGAAAGGCAGGGGGAAGCAGGGCATCTGGATGGCTGTGCTTCACTGCGAatctactttctctcttttctcaggTGTCTTCCATTTACACCAAGGGGATATTCTAAGTGTCATAATTCCCCGGGCAAGGGCGAAACTTAACCTCTCTCCACATGGAACCTTCCTGGGGTTTGTGAAACTGTGATTGTGTTATAAAAAGTGGCTCCCAGCTTGGAAGACCAGGGTGGGTACATACTGGAGACAGCCAAGAGCTGAGTATATAAAGGAGAGGGAATGTGCAGGAACAGAGGCGTCTTCCTGGGTTTGGCTCCCGGTTCCTCACTTTTCCCTTTTCATTCCCACCCCCTAGACTTTGATTTTACGGATATCTTGCTTCTGTCCCCCATGGAGCTCCGAATTCTTGCCTGTGTGTAGATGAGGGGCGGGGGACGGGCGCCAGGCATTGTCCAGACCTGGTCGGGGACCACTGGGAAGCATCCGGAACAGCACCACCATCTAGCGGCCGCTCGAGGGAAGCACCTGCCGGTTGGCCGAAGTCCACGAAGCCGCCCTCTGCTAGGGAAAACCCCTGGTTCTCCATGCCACACCTCTCTCCAGGTGCCCTCTGCCTCTTCACCCCCACAAGAAGCCCTATCCTACGTCATTCTCTCCAAATATCGGACCCCAGTTTCCATCACTATCTCCAAAGATGTATCTATTATGCGCCCGTCTACAGGGGGTGCCCGACGAGGACGGTGCCTTCGCAGTCAAATTACTCTTCGGGTCCCAAGGTTTGGCTTTCATGCGCTCCATTGCCCCGGCGTGGCAGGCCATTCCAAGCCCTTCCGGGCTGGAAGTGCTGTCGGGGGAGCCTCGGATGTATCGTACGCCCTGGTGTTGGTGTTGCCTCACTCCTCTGAGCTCTTCTTTCTGATCAAGCCCTgcttaaagttaaataaaagagaatgaatgatACCCCGGCTCCATTTCCCCTACTGCCTCGCCTCAGCCCGGTCCTCGTACGGGGATCTCCCGCCCTCCTGCCTCTCCTGTGGCGCGCCCCGCGCCGGACCAAGGTACTAGGGGCGCCGCTAGGGTCAGGCCGGCGAGAGCGGAGAAGACAGAGCGCGGCGCAAAAAGGAAAGTGGCTGGGACCCCACGCGCGGCCGGGAGGCAGATGTGCGCAGGCGCAGTCCTGTGTACCGCTGTGGGCGGGCCGGTCCCGTGGCGCCGGCGTCCTCGGGTAGGCGGGACTGGGCGCTTGGTGGCCGCGCCGGCGCTCTTCGCCGGGTGTGACGTACTAATCGTGCGCCGCCACTGCCGGTGGGCCCGGGGCTCgcgggaggggaaggaggaggagggggggaggagtggcggcggcggtggcgctggtggtggcggtggtgctggtggtggcggtggcggtggcggaGGTGGAGGTCGAAGCTGAAGCTGAAGCAGAGCCAGAGGCGGCGCGGCGGGGTGTTCGGCGGCGCGGCACGCGGCCCAGAAGCGTTGGAATCCTGAATTGAGACGGCTGCGCCTGAAGACAGCAGGAGTGGCGGGGCCGCCGCCGTCGCCGGAGAGATGAGCCGGGAAGCTTGAGGCCGGAGACGCCCGCCCTCGGGCCCGTCTGCCCGGCTTCCCCGCTCGCGGTGAGgacgccccctcccctccccccccagccctgccttggcctctcccaTTCCTGGGCCTCGCTTCCACCCAACCGGGGCCCAGAGGCCCGCAAAAGGGCTTCTTAAGGCCCGTGTGCGCCCAGCCATCCAAGCCCGTGGCACCGGACTGGTGCCGGGTTGCATTCTGGTCCCCGAGGATGAAGTAGGAGGGGGCTGGCCCGGCCTGGCTCGTGCGCTCCGTTCTGTCCCAGCGCCTTGATTCAGTTCCCTTTAAGTTTCCTTCAAAGTGCTTCCCCGTTCATCAGCCTCTGCCCCTGAACCATAGCCTTGGCATCCGCACCTGAGATGACCGCAGCCTTCCCACGCCCCCTGTTCATCCAGGGTGTTAGAGAACTCCCACTCCAGCCCACAGTTTCCACGTGCAAGTTGCATTCTCCTCAGGTACCACGGTTATCATGTCCCTGAGGAAGGAAATTGCCGTTATTGGGTCCTCAAAGGACAGCCCTGGTGGTATTAAAATAAAGACGTAGAACCAGGTATTGCTATTGGGTTTGGCCTGGGGATCTTAGAAATAAGATTTCTGAGGCCTGGTGCTTAGCCATTTTCCCTTGTCTCTGAACTGGGGAGAGATGATGGCACAGACCCTAAAGGGCCCCTTGTGGATTGCGTTAACTGGGAAGATCTTAAGTTTGGAGTTTTGcgtttttctgcttttctttatttgcatCTGAATCCAGAGGAGGCATGGCCAGGAAGAGAGGCAGGATCTGCGCTGGCGTGATGCTTAGATTTTGATATTCTTGATCTTTGTTTTTCAGGGTACTGGAAGATGAAAGAGACTATACAAGGGACCCGGTCCTGGGGGCCTGAGCCTCCTGGACCCGGCATACCCCCAGCTTACTCAAGTCCCAGGCGGGAGCGTCTTCGTTGGCCCCCACCTCCCAAACCCCGACTCAAGTCAGGTGGAGGGTTTGGGCCAGATCCTGGGTCAGGGACCACAGTGCCAGCCAGACGCCTCCCTGTCCCCCGACCCTCTTTTGATGCCTCAGCaagtgaagaggaggaggaagaggaggaggaggaggatgaagatgaagaggaggaagtgGCAGCTTGGAGGCTGCCCCCCAGATGGAGTCAGCTGGGAACCTCCCAGCGGCCCCGCCCTTCCCGCCCCACTCATCGAAAAACCTGCTCACAGCGCCGCCGTCGAGCCATGAGAGCCTTCCGGATGCTGCTCTACTCAAAAAGCACCTCGCTGACATTCCACTGGAAGCTTTGGGGGCGCCACCGGGGCCGGCGGCGGGGCCTCGCACACCCCAAGAACCATCTTTCACCCCAGGAAGGGGGTGCGACGCCACAGGTGCCATCCCCCTGTTGTCGTTTTGACTCTCCCCGGGGGCCACCTCCACCCCGGCTGGGTCTGCTAGGTGCTCTCATGGCTGAGGATGGGGTGAGAGGGTCTCCACCAGTGCCCTCTGGGCCCCCTATGGAGGAAGATGGACTCAGGTGGACTCCAAAGTCTCCTCTGGACCCTGACTCGGGTAAGGTGGGAaaggggtgtggggtggggatggggggaaAGGGGTTAGGAAGGGATAAGAGCCTGGAGCACCAGGAGCCTGTTGCCATGGTGAGAGTTGGGTTTAGGGAAAGTAGGATGGCAGAGTGACAGCTCCAGAAGAGCTGCAAAATATCTCCATTAAGCCCCACTTTGAGCAGAAAGTAAGCTTGGGATTGAGCCTGGCTGTTTCCCAGTCAGAACTAGGAAACAGATTCCCTAAGTAGGTATCCTGTGGTCTTGAGCGCAGATGCGAAAGGGGAGCTGTGGTTTAGAAAAATCCTGTCCACGGGAAATCCCTCGTCGGCCTCTCAGTATAAGAACCCCTGTGTGTACATCTCCAGAGAGTACCACTCCCACAGTGGTGGGATGGGATCTCTCCCGGTAGTGGAGTACATCATCTTACAGTTGTGAAATAATATTTCCCTTTAGGAGAACTCCAGCCAAACAATTTCAGGCTCTCTACGTCTTTATTACATATTCAACTATTCATTGAGCCATTACAATATGCTGGGTACTGTGCTAGGTGTTTGGCATATAGTGGTGACAAATATCCCTGAAGTTTTCATGTCTAATTgctaatccttttttttcttctgtctatgAGTAGGAACTCTCTCCGTCCCTGTAGAATCTCTTGGACATGTTTATCTCATGCTTATGGGGTCCCCGTTTCTTGGAGTGGGATTGACATTGGTGGATTCTGCTTCAGTGTATCCTCGTGGTCTTCTTTGCGTGCATGAGTTAACCGTGTGCATCCCATTGTCCTTTCCCCTAGGCCAATCTCTCATGCCCATTCCATTTCCCCTGCCTTATAGGCCTCCTTTCGTGTACTCTGCCCAACGGTTTTGGGGGACCATCTGGGCCAGAAGGGGAGCGCAGCTTGGCACCCCCTGATGCCAGCATCCTCATCAGCAATGTGTGCAGCATCGGGGACCATGTGGCCCAGGAGCTTTTTCAGGGCTCAGATTTGGGCATGGCAGAAGAGGCAGAGAGGCCTGGGGAGAAAGCCGGCCAGCACAGCCCCCTGCGAGAGGAGCATGTGACCTGCGTACAGAGTAAGGAGCCCTTGAGCAACTAGCCTCTGCCTCCACCCACTCCTAAAGTCAAGTCTGGAGGCCTtacccctcctctctccctttccaccAGGCATCTTGGACGAATTCCTTCAAACATATGGCAGCCTCATACCCCTCAGCACTGATGAGGTAGTGGAGAAATTGGAGGACATTTTCCAGCAGGAGTTTTCCACGCCTTCCAGGTGAGGCTTGAAAGCCCTCCTTCAAAGGAGGGCTGGGGCCTCAGGGACGTAGGGACGTAGGGACGTAGAGAGAATACTGCTGCCTTTTCTCCCATAGGGCTGTACTTGGGGGAGGAGGAAGCTAGAGCTGAAGGGGAGGACTCTGCAGGCAAGGTGCCGAGTCCTTGGAAGCTGATGGGAGAGTCTTTACCTGGGACCCTGACATGTTCTACTTGAGTAGTCATGTTCTTCTTTCTGGGGAGTGGGCCTTTCGTGGGTCCTCGGAAGGACCCATCATGAGCCGAATAAAAGGGGGTCAGTTAGAATTTGTATTCTAGGGAGTAGTAGGTATTTCTGTGTGCCCCAGCTGCATCAACTTTTGTGTGACTCCACCCTTGACCTACTCAGGAAGGGCCTGGTGTTGCAGCTGATCCAGTCATACCAGCGGATGCCAGGCAATGCCATGGTGAGGGGCTTCCGTGTGGCCTATAAGCGGCATGTGCTGACCATGGATGACTTGGGGACCTTGTATGGACAGAACTGGCTCAATGACCAGGTGAGAAAGGGTAGAGAAACAGGCCTGAGAGGGGATTCAGGGAGCAGGGTGTCTGGGGCCCTCTGCATGGGGGAGCCCTGTACCCATGCCGCACCCTCCATGGCAAGCTGCCTCCCATCTTCTCCCCAGGTGATGAACATGTATGGAGACCTGGTCATGGACACAGTCCCTGAAAAGGTAGGCCCAACCAGATAGGTCAGTACCCAGAAGAACTTCTGCAGTTTTAAGCAGCTTTTTAAGCTCCTTTCATCCTTTTCATTTTACATAGAGAGGGTCTCTGTTTCAGGGAGAGAGGTGGTAGTGGTAGTGTATTAATTTCAAATCTGTAATCTTGGCCCTGGATGTATCAGTTGTTTTCCTTTCTGCCGGTATTTAGTGTTTTTCCCTATGGCCAGCCCCAAGAATCGGGATGGGATCCTATTGTAAAacaaggttaaaaaaacaaaaaaggctgccaggcatggtggctcgtgcctgtaatcccagcactttcggaggctaaggcgggcagatcacctgaggttgggagttcaagaccagactgaccaacatggagaaaccctgtagctgggcatggtggcgcatgcctgtaatcccagttactcaggaggctgagggaggagaattgcttgaacctgggaggcggaagttgcggtgaatCGAgctcacgccattgcactcctgcctgggcaacaagagcagaattctgtctcaaaaaaaaaacaaaaaacaaaaaaaacaaaacaagtttgggtgtggtgactcatccccgtaatcccagcactttgggaggccaaggcagagggatcagctgaggtcaggagttcgagaccagcctggccaacatggtgaaaccttgtctctactaaaaatacgaaaaagttagctgggtgtagtggtgggtgcctgtagtcccagctactcgggagggtgaggcgggagaatggcttgaacccgggaggcggaggttgcagtgagtcgaaatcatgccactgcactccagcctgggcgacagagcaaggccctgcctcaaaaaaaaaaaaaaaaaaaaggcctggtttgttgactcatgcctataatctcaatgctctgggaggccgatgcaggcaggcagacagattgcttgaggccaggagtttgagaccaacctgggcaacacagtgagaccctgtctctaccaaaaaaaagaaaaaaaacccaaaaacccagAATTTGTTTTTACTGTCAGTGGACTGAGGAGGGGAGACTTAGTGGGAGAGTCTGAAGTCTTTTAATTCCATTGAGCTTTTTTGTGTCATTGGCACAGGTGCATTTCTTCAATAGTTTCTTCTATGATAAACTCCGTACCAAGGGTTATGATGGGGTGAAAAGGTGGACCAAAAACGTGAGTTTTGAATTGACATCTACTTGTGTAATGCCTTTGCCTCTAAAGAATGAGAGTCTTGTTTTCTATGAGCCCTTTCCCTGACTGTGTTCATTCAGTCTGTCAAAGATTAAACGTCTCCTGCGTGTGTAGGCACTAAAGATACAGTATTAAATAAGGAAAACTTGCCCTTGTGGAGTGAGAATACAGTTAAATTGCAGCTAGCGATAAGTGCTGTGGGCAGATCAAAACAGAATAatgtgaggccgggtgcagtggctcacgcctgtaatcccggcactttggaaggccaacttgggtggatcatctgaggtcaggagtttgagactagtctggccgacattgagaaaccctgtctctattaaaaatacaaaaattagccctgtgtgGTGGCAGATGGCCTGTTAATAAGCCCAGCTattccgggaggctgaggcaggagaattgcatgaacctgggaggcagaggttgcagtgagccgagaccccccaccattacacttcagcctggggcaacaagagcaaaactgtctcaaaaaaaaaacaaaaaaacaaaaacccagagtACTGGGATAGTGTGGAAAGTGGGTACTTTAGATTGGGTGGTCTAGGAAGGCCTCTCATAGCTGAGACTTGAATGAGGAGCAGCCAGCCATTTTCAAATCTGGGAGAGGAGTGTTTAGGCAAAGGGACCAGCAAGTACACAAGACCCATAGTGAAAAGAACAGAGGGCTTGTGGGGGTGACCTGTGTAGTTGGCACAGAGTGAGCAAAGGGAGACCGATACAAAATTCGGTCAGAGAGTAGATCATGTAGGACATACGACATATACGGTAGGCTGAGGAGGGGATTGTATTGTGCGCATACTGAGAAGCCATTGAGTTTTCTGTTCTAAACTCCTGTTTCAATGATAGATTGAAAGGGGGGCAAGAACGGAAGCAGGAACAGGGCACAGTAGTCCAGGTGAGAAACTTGAACTGGAGTgctaaaggaagagagagagagtagttTTACGTAGGATACATTTTACAAGTAAAACCAGTAGGACTGACAGGCTCTGTGATACTGAGAGATACATATTTGGTCTCCTGACCAGGCTCCTGGCTTTCCACTtgtaaaatccttggaatctccagTGATGTGTGTTTTGTATGCTGATGAGTTGATTCATGGCTAGCCCCTCTAGGTGGCTtcatgattagagggttggaactttcagcctcaCCCCCACCAGCTtccagggaggggaaaggggccGAAGGTTAAAGCAGTCACTGAGGATCAGTGATTTAATCAGTCATGCCTAGTAGTGAAGCCTCTAAAAACCTGAaagcggccaggcgcggtggctcaggcctgtaatcccagcactttgggaggctgacgcgggcagattgcaaggtcaagagattgagaccagcctggccaacatggtgaaaccctgactctactaaaaatatgaaaattagctgggcgtggtggtgggtgcctgtagtccccaggaggctgaggcaggagaatcgcttgaacccccgaggcagaggttgcagtgagcggagatagtgctgctgcactccagcctgggtgacagagtgagactctttctcaaaaaagaacgaaaaaaaaaaacccgagaGGAGGAGTTTGGAGACATTCTAGATAACTGAAGGCATGGAGGTTCCCGCAGGATGGCCTCCAGGCCTCTTCCCAGTACCTTGCCCTGTGCATCTTTTCATCTGTACTCTGTACTACCCTttgtaataaactggtaaatgtgtTTCCATGAGTTCTGtcagctgctctagcaaattaatcaaattcAGGGAGGGGGTCATGGGAACGCTGATCTAACCAGTTGGTGAGAAGCACAGATAAAAAAAACCTGGGGCTTAGGACTGACATCAGAATTGGGGGCAGCCTTGTGAGACTGAGCCCTAAACCTGTGACACattatctccaggtagatagcgTTGGAATTGAATTGGGGGATACCCAGCTGTGTCCACTGCAAAATTGCTTGCTTGGTCATTGGTGGAGAGAAAGCCCCACACACTTCTTGGTGACCACAGGTTACAGAAGTATTTTGTGTTGTGAGAGTATAGTAGGAAAGATTTGGTTTTTCCTCCACAGGTTGGATGTGGGAAACGAAGAAAAAGATAGAAGTGGAGGATGATGCCTAGGTTTTTGGCCTATGTAACGGGAAAAGTGGAAGAGGAACAGGTTGCGGGAGGAAAGTCAAGAGTTCTGTGGTTTCCCTGCCCTCCCATTCAAAGGCCGGGAAATTTCTACAGCTAGGCAGGATGATTGGCTCTAGCATTCCTTAATTTCAGTCCTCAAATTCAAGAGCTTACACCCTCAGGGATCTTCTTCCACTTCTCCCAGTAGAGGGAAGGGTGGTGACACACAGTGCAAAACGTGTTGGCCTTCTTCATACTGAGTTTGAGTCCCActtctgtcatttctttcttttatgaccTTGTGCAAGTCACTACTTTCCAAGCTgcaatttcctcatctcttagGTTGAATGTGAGAACTTCCTGGTAGGATTGTTATGAGCATTAACTGAGTGTTTACTTTGTGCTGTATGTTGTTCTAAGTGTATAATGGATATTCACTagtttaatcctcataacaaatGGATGAGGTGTAGGTACTACTATTTTCACTCTCtggcagataaggaaactgaggtatagaaGGTTATTAAGTAGGTTGCCCAGTCATAAGCCAGTAAATGGAGGAGCTGGATTTGAATTCTGGCAAGCTGCAGAATCCTGGGCCTGGGTTCTTAGCTGCTAAGTACTTCTCCCTTTAAAGTGTGAAAAGTGCCTGCCCATTATGGATTCTCAAGTGTTCGTTCTGCTGTCACCTCCATTGTCCGACCTTCCTCCCTTACCCCGAAGAGCCGAAACATGCAGATCCTGAGCTTGCCCACGATCTAGGGCCTGGGTCTTCTGTTCTTTCGCTTGGCTCCCTTGCCTGTGTCTCTGTTCCTCTCTAGAACCttcatggcaaaaggcaagaCTTCTGTGTGTTGTACCTGACCTGTGGCACTGTCTCTTTAGGTGGACATCTTCAATAAGGAGCTATTGCTAATCCCCATCCACCTGGAGGTGCATTGGTCCCTCATCTCTGTCGATGTGAGGCGACGCACCATCACCTATTTTGACTCGCAGCGTACCCTAAACCGCCGCTGCCCTAAGGTTTGAGGGGGTAGGAGAGAGATGGGCAAAACGTGGGGAGGTGCAGTGGCAAGGCAAGGGTGGGCTTTGGGCCTTTGAGGGGCGACCTGGGCGTGATGTCTGCCACCACTACCCACCATACTGTGTTCATTTGGGAGATTCAGGGcatcactttctctctttccccacccaCGTAGCATATTGCCAAGTATCTGCAGGCAGAGGCGGTAAAGAAAGACCGACTGGATTTCCACCAGGGCTGGAAAGGTTACTTCAAAATGGTGAGTTTCCTGAGGAAGGGGTATAGGGTGTTGGTGGGGATAGTGGTAGAAGGCAGAAATTGAAGCCCTACCCCTGGGAGTCTCCATGTGAAGGgcctgctttttttctcttctctag
The Papio anubis isolate 15944 chromosome 17, Panubis1.0, whole genome shotgun sequence genome window above contains:
- the SENP3 gene encoding sentrin-specific protease 3 isoform X2, with protein sequence MKETIQGTRSWGPEPPGPGIPPAYSSPRRERLRWPPPPKPRLKSGGGFGPDPGSGTTVPARRLPVPRPSFDASASEEEEEEEEEEDEDEEEEVAAWRLPPRWSQLGTSQRPRPSRPTHRKTCSQRRRRAMRAFRMLLYSKSTSLTFHWKLWGRHRGRRRGLAHPKNHLSPQEGGATPQVPSPCCRFDSPRGPPPPRLGLLGALMAEDGVRGSPPVPSGPPMEEDGLRWTPKSPLDPDSGLLSCTLPNGFGGPSGPEGERSLAPPDASILISNVCSIGDHVAQELFQGSDLGMAEEAERPGEKAGQHSPLREEHVTCVQSILDEFLQTYGSLIPLSTDEVVEKLEDIFQQEFSTPSRKGLVLQLIQSYQRMPGNAMVRGFRVAYKRHVLTMDDLGTLYGQNWLNDQVHFFNSFFYDKLRTKGYDGVKRWTKNVDIFNKELLLIPIHLEVHWSLISVDVRRRTITYFDSQRTLNRRCPKHIAKYLQAEAVKKDRLDFHQGWKGYFKMNVARQNNDSDCGAFVLQYCKHLALSQPFSFTQQDMPKLRRQIYKELCHCKLTV
- the TNFSF13 gene encoding tumor necrosis factor ligand superfamily member 13 isoform X2, whose protein sequence is MPASSLFSLAPKGPPGNMGVPVREPALSVALWLSWGAALGAVACAMALLTQQTELQSLRREVSRLQRTGGPSQKAEGYPWQSLPEQSSDAPEAWENGERSRKRRAVLTQKQKKQHAVLHLVPINATSKDDSDVTEVMWQPALRRGRGLQAQGYGVRIRDAGVYLLYSQVLFQDVTFTMGQVVSREGQGKQETLFRCIRSMPSHPDRAYNSCYSAGVFHLHQGDILSVIIPRARAKLNLSPHGTFLGL
- the TNFSF13 gene encoding tumor necrosis factor ligand superfamily member 13 isoform X3; translation: MGVPVREPALSVALWLSWGAALGAVACAMALLTQQTELQSLRREVSRLQRTGGPSQKAEGYPWQSLPEQSSDAPEAWENGERSRKRRAVLTQKQKKQHAVLHLVPINATSKDDSDVTEVMWQPALRRGRGLQAQGYGVRIRDAGVYLLYSQVLFQDVTFTMGQVVSREGQGKQETLFRCIRSMPSHPDRAYNSCYSAGVFHLHQGDILSVIIPRARAKLNLSPHGTFLGFVKL
- the TNFSF13 gene encoding tumor necrosis factor ligand superfamily member 13 isoform X1, producing the protein MPASSLFSLAPKGPPGNMGVPVREPALSVALWLSWGAALGAVACAMALLTQQTELQSLRREVSRLQRTGGPSQKAEGYPWQSLPEQSSDAPEAWENGERSRKRRAVLTQKQKKQHAVLHLVPINATSKDDSDVTEVMWQPALRRGRGLQAQGYGVRIRDAGVYLLYSQVLFQDVTFTMGQVVSREGQGKQETLFRCIRSMPSHPDRAYNSCYSAGVFHLHQGDILSVIIPRARAKLNLSPHGTFLGFVKL
- the SENP3 gene encoding sentrin-specific protease 3 isoform X1, with the translated sequence MKETIQGTRSWGPEPPGPGIPPAYSSPRRERLRWPPPPKPRLKSGGGFGPDPGSGTTVPARRLPVPRPSFDASASEEEEEEEEEEDEDEEEEVAAWRLPPRWSQLGTSQRPRPSRPTHRKTCSQRRRRAMRAFRMLLYSKSTSLTFHWKLWGRHRGRRRGLAHPKNHLSPQEGGATPQVPSPCCRFDSPRGPPPPRLGLLGALMAEDGVRGSPPVPSGPPMEEDGLRWTPKSPLDPDSGLLSCTLPNGFGGPSGPEGERSLAPPDASILISNVCSIGDHVAQELFQGSDLGMAEEAERPGEKAGQHSPLREEHVTCVQSILDEFLQTYGSLIPLSTDEVVEKLEDIFQQEFSTPSRKGLVLQLIQSYQRMPGNAMVRGFRVAYKRHVLTMDDLGTLYGQNWLNDQVMNMYGDLVMDTVPEKVHFFNSFFYDKLRTKGYDGVKRWTKNVDIFNKELLLIPIHLEVHWSLISVDVRRRTITYFDSQRTLNRRCPKHIAKYLQAEAVKKDRLDFHQGWKGYFKMNVARQNNDSDCGAFVLQYCKHLALSQPFSFTQQDMPKLRRQIYKELCHCKLTV